Genomic window (Leptotrichia sp. oral taxon 212):
GGTTGCGCTCCAATATCATGTAAAATTTCTCCAAATAATATTGATTCAAATAAAGACATCCCAAAAGTAACTATTCTTTTAAAAAGAGGACGCTTTCTTCTACGACCTTTTACGAATATATTTTTATTCCATGAATTTTCTTCTAAAATTTTATATGATTTAAGAACATCACTTGGAGTTGTCTGCATATCTGCATGCATCCACCCTAAAAAATCTCCTTTTGCTTCTTTTAAACCTTGAAGAATACCATAACCATATCCTTTATTTATAGGAACCAGCACCGTTCTCGCAAATAAATATTTAGGAAGCAGTCTCCTTAAAACTTCATCTGAGCTATCAGTAGAACCATTATTAACTAATATTATTTCTATATCTTCATTAGTCAAAATATTATCAAATTTATCAAGAATTATCGGTATATTCTCTTCTTCATTATAACACGGTATAATTATAGACATTTTCATTATTCTTATTCTCCTTTATGGACTTAGTTGAGAAATATAACAGTTTATAGCTTATTTTTTAAAAATTAAAAATTTTGAAGTTATATAATTTAATATTATTCCTATTACATTGGAAATTATTTTTAACAATTTATCATCCTGTTTAAAAATTTCAACACCTATAACCATAATTCCTACATCTAAAACTCCTGTTATATATCTTGTAAAAGCAAAAAATAGAAATTCTTTTAATACTTTGTTTTTCAATTTTTCTTTTTTTCAAAAACAAAATTTCTATTTGCAAAGAAAGAAAATATCAAAGCTAAAATCCATGCAATTATACTAGACAAAATATAATTCAGATTCAAAACACTTCTTAAAATAAAATAAATAAAAATATTCAAAAAAGTAGTTAATGCTCCTATTATACCGTATTTAAAAATTTCTATCATTTATTCCTGTATATTTCCTTTCTAAAATTTTATTCTTCTTTTACGGTGTTCCTATTACAATTTCAGGAACTACGTATGCTTTTTTATTATTTTCATTTACAAATTGAATTTTTGATATTTCTTTATCCGGATTATCATTTTTAAACCCAATATAACTTCTTTCCTTATCATTAAGCTGCAATAATTCAAATACTTTATTTCCTTGTATATCATATCCTATAAGTTTTACTCTATCAAAATTATAATTCCTTACTCTCTTTGTATATAGATATTCTAATTTAAGCGGTTTTGGCAGTACCATTTCCGTTATTTCTTCTTTTGAATTTAAATAATCTAAATAGTATTTTTCACCTAAAAAATACGTGTATTCTATTTTTCCTGTTTCTTTTCCAATATAATAGCCTTTTTGGTTTTCCATTATAAAAAATGGATAAATTGGAAGAGTCCAGCTTTTGGCTTTATAAAATTTTGAATATTTTTTCCAATCCGAATGAACTTCATCATATCTAAAAACATTATTATTTATTAATGGAGAATACCTTAATATGATAAATATTATTAAAATATTATATAAAATTTTTATATTATTTTTTCTTTCTCCCATATTTCTTTTTACAATAAAAGGAATTAACACCAGTATAAGAAGCATTGGTATCCTTGTTAATAATGCATGTCTGGTATTTATTGCTCCAAATGCCGTTGACCACAAATTTGAACCACTCCATACCTTAGATATTACATTCAAATATGAATTAATAAAAATCAGGGACAACAGACTCAACAGTATAATACTTTCTCTATTCTTATTCTTAATACTGATATATACTAAAACTCCTGCTATTATTATAAAAATTATTAAATATACCATATTTAAATTAAGAATATTTTGATTTTGGTCTGTCCCAAAGTTAAATATATTTATAAATTGTTGTACAATTTGATGTGTTCCTATATTTATTATTTCCAGAATCTTTATTTTCCCTATTGGTCTAAACCAAACTGTAGTATGCCTTCCAACTATTCTATATGCCGGTTCATTATCAAATCTTATCCAATTTTTTGTATGTCTATATGTATAAACTAACTGAATCATCGTTGATAATGCTATAGAAGCAAGAAAAATTTTATCTCTTACTTTCAATTTTTTCCATAACAATATCAAAATTCCCGTTGCTACAGGTAACAATGTAATGTAATGTAATTTTGAAATACATAATAATACTGTTAATATCATTAATAATATATAATTTTTTTTCTTTAATTTATTAAAATCTATCAAACTTATATAAAAAATCATTATTATATTCATATATGCAAATGCTATAAATGTATGAGTTTCTGCATATGGAAATATATTAAAAACCGCAAACAGTATACTTACTGTAAATCTAAAAAATATATTCCCATA
Coding sequences:
- a CDS encoding glycosyltransferase family 2 protein, with protein sequence MKMSIIIPCYNEEENIPIILDKFDNILTNEDIEIILVNNGSTDSSDEVLRRLLPKYLFARTVLVPINKGYGYGILQGLKEAKGDFLGWMHADMQTTPSDVLKSYKILEENSWNKNIFVKGRRRKRPLFKRIVTFGMSLFESILFGEILHDIGAQPNFFLKSFLTAGLIHL
- a CDS encoding GtrA family protein; translation: MKNKVLKEFLFFAFTRYITGVLDVGIMVIGVEIFKQDDKLLKIISNVIGIILNYITSKFLIFKK
- a CDS encoding GtrA family protein, which gives rise to MIEIFKYGIIGALTTFLNIFIYFILRSVLNLNYILSSIIAWILALIFSFFANRNFVFEKKKN